Proteins encoded together in one Candidatus Babeliales bacterium window:
- the mnmG gene encoding tRNA uridine-5-carboxymethylaminomethyl(34) synthesis enzyme MnmG, with protein MNTAPTYDFDVIVIGGGHAGIEAAHAAAKMGSKTLMITIDTQKIGLMPCNPAIGGVGKGHMVYEISAMGGLMPKLCTKTYLQARMLNTKKGPAVQGLRLQIDKYAYNKLSRETLAQTKNLTLRSAMIESVCLDETGHVRGIITATGETISAPTVIITTGTFLNGKCHIGEKNFAAGRQDEPAATGISQFFKNQGIQLGRLKTGTPPRIAKGSIDFSKLEYQEADDLNYLFEFYPHKSIHTHPCYITHTNKKTHDVIRNNLHRSAMYNGNIFGIGPRYCPSIEDKIGRFPNKESHHVFVEPEGADSDEVYPNGISTSLPQEIQKEYLQTIVGFENAVITRPGYAVEYDFVLPNQLHHTLEVKSIPGLFLAGQINGTTGYEEAAGQGIMAGINAHLHHTKQPPFIMDRNEGYIGVMIDDLVSFGVDEPYRMFTSRAERRLLLRQDNVFLRLTDKAHALGMIDEQMYTDFKEEQKAVFDTLTFFRSKYSNTQLLKKFGELECNIAELRAHAPVPLSDRAVQIIHAEIRYQPYIEREQQEIEKNIQYQSMTIPDTFSYKDIPGLSKELQEKLHKYTPKTIAHAALIPGMTPAAIALLIFNIREQIKLKKG; from the coding sequence ATGAATACAGCACCTACCTATGATTTTGATGTTATCGTTATTGGCGGTGGCCACGCCGGAATAGAAGCAGCACATGCCGCAGCAAAGATGGGATCTAAAACCTTAATGATTACCATCGACACGCAAAAAATAGGCCTCATGCCCTGCAATCCTGCAATCGGTGGTGTAGGCAAAGGACATATGGTATATGAAATTAGCGCTATGGGTGGCCTAATGCCGAAACTTTGTACCAAAACCTACTTACAAGCCCGTATGCTCAATACAAAAAAAGGGCCCGCTGTTCAAGGACTGCGTCTGCAAATTGATAAATACGCATACAACAAATTAAGCCGAGAAACACTTGCACAGACAAAAAATCTTACCTTACGCTCGGCGATGATAGAGTCTGTATGTCTTGATGAAACTGGCCATGTACGCGGCATTATCACTGCAACCGGAGAAACAATCAGTGCTCCAACAGTGATTATTACAACCGGTACCTTTTTAAATGGTAAATGCCATATTGGTGAGAAAAATTTTGCTGCAGGACGACAAGATGAACCGGCAGCAACGGGTATTTCACAATTTTTTAAAAATCAGGGTATACAACTCGGACGCTTAAAAACAGGAACTCCTCCCCGTATTGCTAAGGGCTCCATCGATTTTTCAAAGTTAGAATATCAAGAGGCTGATGATCTTAATTATTTGTTTGAGTTCTATCCTCATAAATCGATACATACACATCCCTGCTATATAACGCACACTAATAAAAAGACGCACGATGTGATCAGAAACAACCTCCACCGTTCGGCAATGTATAATGGTAACATCTTTGGGATCGGACCACGATACTGCCCATCCATTGAAGATAAAATTGGCCGATTCCCTAATAAAGAATCGCACCACGTATTTGTAGAACCAGAGGGTGCTGATTCTGATGAAGTATATCCAAATGGAATCTCCACATCGCTTCCTCAAGAAATACAAAAAGAGTATCTACAAACCATTGTTGGATTTGAAAACGCGGTGATCACTCGCCCAGGATACGCAGTTGAATATGACTTCGTACTGCCAAACCAGCTGCATCATACGCTGGAAGTCAAATCTATTCCTGGCCTTTTTTTAGCAGGGCAGATTAATGGTACCACAGGATACGAAGAAGCTGCAGGTCAAGGAATTATGGCGGGGATTAATGCACATTTACATCACACAAAGCAACCGCCATTTATCATGGATCGTAATGAAGGATACATTGGGGTTATGATTGATGATTTAGTCTCATTTGGTGTTGATGAACCATATCGCATGTTTACATCGCGTGCAGAACGACGACTGTTACTCCGTCAAGATAATGTATTCTTACGACTCACTGACAAAGCACATGCTCTTGGTATGATCGATGAACAGATGTATACCGACTTTAAGGAAGAACAAAAAGCCGTTTTTGATACATTAACTTTTTTCCGTAGCAAATATAGCAATACACAGCTACTTAAAAAGTTTGGTGAGCTGGAATGTAATATAGCAGAGCTACGAGCCCATGCACCGGTACCCCTTTCTGACCGAGCTGTACAAATCATACACGCCGAAATTCGATACCAACCCTATATCGAACGAGAACAGCAAGAGATCGAAAAAAATATCCAGTATCAATCAATGACAATTCCTGATACATTCTCATATAAAGATATACCGGGATTATCAAAGGAATTACAGGAGAAGTTACATAAATATACACCAAAAACTATCGCACATGCGGCATTAATTCCAGGTATGACCCCCGCTGCAATTGCGCTATTAATTTTTAATATACGAGAACAGATAAAATTAAAAAAAGGTTAG
- a CDS encoding prolipoprotein diacylglyceryl transferase, producing MLHTIAHIYGPFTIHSFGLFVVLGLIATIYLTLQHPLRAKIVTKNSFLDAILLSIIVGVVGCRILFIFQNWRTLQHYTDIFDVTSGGVSSLGAFVGILLVMPLYLRWHAIPCIPFFDLLAIHAALLHTFVRIGCFLSGCCHGIQTAMPWGVIYSDFESSAPLFVRIHPTQLYSACISLLLFFIIYFKLQYQFKKPGQITALYLMGTTMERFLVDFFRGDQEFLPYTSLLVLSTHQWIALGLFALGFILFIYASYATTKPYQYHEPV from the coding sequence TTGTTGCACACTATTGCTCATATCTATGGTCCTTTTACCATACACAGTTTTGGTTTATTTGTTGTTTTGGGTCTTATTGCAACGATATACCTTACATTACAACATCCATTGCGTGCAAAAATTGTCACTAAAAACAGTTTTTTAGATGCAATTTTGCTCAGCATCATTGTTGGCGTTGTTGGATGCCGCATACTATTTATATTCCAAAACTGGCGTACCTTGCAGCATTACACCGATATTTTTGATGTAACAAGTGGAGGAGTTTCTTCTCTGGGAGCTTTTGTAGGCATTTTACTGGTCATGCCACTCTATTTACGGTGGCATGCAATCCCCTGCATACCTTTTTTTGATCTTCTTGCTATTCATGCTGCGTTGCTTCATACATTTGTCCGTATCGGCTGCTTTTTATCAGGATGTTGTCACGGTATCCAAACCGCTATGCCTTGGGGGGTTATCTATAGCGACTTTGAATCATCTGCACCATTATTTGTAAGAATTCATCCGACACAACTCTACAGTGCTTGTATATCATTACTATTGTTTTTCATTATATATTTTAAATTACAATATCAGTTTAAAAAACCTGGCCAAATTACTGCATTATATCTAATGGGTACCACGATGGAACGGTTCTTAGTTGATTTCTTTCGCGGAGACCAAGAGTTTTTACCCTATACATCGTTATTAGTTCTTTCGACACACCAATGGATCGCCCTTGGATTGTTTGCCTTAGGATTTATACTTTTTATATATGCTTCATACGCTACCACCAAACCGTACCAGTACCATGAACCTGTTTAG
- a CDS encoding Rpn family recombination-promoting nuclease/putative transposase yields MIFLDPKSDIAFKKLFGDITHKNILMSFLNSVLGRVEGNKIIDVVINDPNNVAETPASKTSAVGVRCTDQDGNQYIVEMQVVDQKDYAPRAQYYSAVALDRQLAARGEYTTLVPVIFVGILDFNLLATTEYISHHFILDAKTFAHELKHLEFHFIELSKFEKELESLFTVLDKWIYFLKHAVTLQKIPSALKDPVMTDAFNVLEQGNWSKKELEAYDRYLDQIRSSASQLETAYDKGIVEGKMKGGLAKALEIAQDLLDVLDVATIARKTGLTVAQLEELKKRK; encoded by the coding sequence ATGATTTTCTTAGATCCAAAAAGTGATATTGCCTTTAAGAAATTGTTTGGTGATATTACGCATAAAAACATTTTAATGAGTTTTTTAAATAGCGTATTAGGTCGAGTAGAAGGGAATAAAATTATTGATGTGGTTATCAATGATCCGAATAATGTCGCTGAGACTCCTGCTTCTAAAACGAGCGCAGTAGGTGTTCGCTGTACCGATCAGGACGGCAATCAATATATTGTTGAAATGCAGGTTGTTGATCAAAAAGATTATGCTCCTCGAGCGCAATATTATAGCGCTGTAGCGCTTGACCGACAGCTTGCTGCGCGTGGAGAATATACCACATTGGTCCCCGTTATTTTTGTTGGCATACTTGATTTTAATTTGCTTGCTACAACAGAATACATTAGTCATCATTTTATTTTAGACGCCAAAACATTTGCTCATGAGTTGAAGCATTTAGAGTTCCATTTTATAGAGTTGAGTAAATTTGAGAAAGAGCTTGAGTCTCTTTTTACCGTTCTTGATAAATGGATTTATTTTTTGAAGCACGCAGTTACGTTACAAAAAATTCCCTCAGCTTTAAAAGATCCTGTGATGACCGACGCTTTTAATGTTCTTGAGCAAGGTAACTGGTCAAAAAAAGAATTGGAGGCATACGACCGATATCTGGACCAAATCCGTTCTTCTGCAAGTCAGTTAGAGACCGCATATGATAAAGGAATAGTAGAAGGCAAAATGAAAGGTGGATTAGCAAAAGCCTTAGAAATTGCACAAGACCTTTTGGATGTTTTAGATGTTGCAACAATTGCTAGAAAAACAGGGCTTACTGTAGCACAACTAGAAGAGCTTAAAAAACGAAAATAG
- the mraY gene encoding phospho-N-acetylmuramoyl-pentapeptide-transferase: protein MIYHLSIWLKSYISGFNVVHYVSFRAIASLLSTLFFSFVFGDACIAISKKNFRSKTREMLPESHKKKDDTPTMGGVFILGVVVLNTLLWCNVFDPRVWFFLFCFVGFGAIGFWDDWCKVMHKKGIAAGMKFKLQWLVAAMVALGLIFFVDGATVLSFPFCKTLQLDISWLYVPWAMFVIVSTSNAVNLTDGLDGLAIGSLLPNFALFSLLAYLAGHHALASYLYIPFTGSAEIAVIGSILVGASLGFLWYNAYPAEIFMGDVGSLSLGAGLALMALMAKQEFLLVIAGGLFVLETVSVIAQVMSLRYLGRRCFKMAPIHHHFELLGWQESKITVRFGIISFILCLLALITLKLR from the coding sequence ATGATATATCATTTGTCTATTTGGCTAAAGTCATATATTTCTGGGTTTAATGTGGTCCATTATGTGAGCTTTCGAGCGATTGCTTCATTATTGAGTACATTGTTTTTTTCTTTTGTGTTTGGTGATGCTTGCATTGCAATATCAAAAAAGAATTTTCGATCAAAAACGCGTGAGATGTTGCCAGAATCGCACAAAAAAAAGGATGACACGCCGACAATGGGAGGTGTCTTTATTCTGGGTGTGGTAGTGCTTAATACTTTGCTATGGTGTAATGTGTTTGACCCGCGTGTTTGGTTTTTTTTATTTTGTTTTGTTGGTTTTGGTGCAATTGGATTTTGGGATGATTGGTGCAAAGTTATGCACAAAAAAGGAATCGCTGCGGGAATGAAGTTTAAATTGCAATGGCTCGTAGCAGCGATGGTTGCACTCGGCTTAATCTTTTTTGTTGATGGCGCAACAGTTCTATCGTTTCCATTTTGTAAAACGTTGCAGTTAGATATCAGCTGGTTATATGTTCCATGGGCTATGTTTGTGATTGTGTCTACGAGCAATGCAGTTAATTTAACCGATGGGCTTGATGGTTTAGCAATTGGATCATTGTTGCCAAACTTTGCACTGTTTTCATTATTAGCATATTTAGCAGGTCACCATGCACTCGCCAGTTATTTATATATTCCATTTACCGGATCTGCTGAAATAGCGGTTATTGGTTCTATTTTGGTTGGCGCTTCGCTCGGCTTTTTATGGTACAACGCCTATCCAGCAGAAATTTTTATGGGTGATGTTGGTTCGCTATCGTTAGGTGCCGGCCTTGCCCTGATGGCATTGATGGCAAAACAGGAGTTCTTACTTGTTATCGCCGGTGGCCTTTTTGTCCTAGAAACAGTGTCGGTAATTGCGCAAGTAATGTCATTGCGGTATTTGGGTAGACGATGTTTTAAGATGGCACCGATTCATCACCATTTTGAGCTGCTTGGTTGGCAAGAATCTAAAATTACCGTTCGCTTTGGCATTATCTCATTTATTTTATGCTTGCTTGCATTGATTACGCTAAAATTGCGTTAA